The Triticum aestivum cultivar Chinese Spring chromosome 3A, IWGSC CS RefSeq v2.1, whole genome shotgun sequence genome includes a region encoding these proteins:
- the LOC123062015 gene encoding probable galacturonosyltransferase 15: MRLYITAAAGDDDATKPKAPQLQAARRGYRSVVVTGLLAGVLLFRAALLAIETGASLCPSATGCSDWRAGLGRWLYGGGGDATEEFMREWKRSHRVATLLDPVVVEAAPDSLDGLMAEMDTILASYDRLDMEDVVVKIMAMLLKMDRKLKSSRIQTLFNRHLASLGIPKSMHCLALRLAEEFAVNSAARSPVPLPQYAPRLTDASRVHVCLVTDNVLAAAVAVASAVRSSAGPSRLVFHVVTDKKSYVPMHSWFALHPVAPAVVEVKGLHQFDWRDGDAIASVMRTIDEVQKSSLDYHQLCDGSVEREYRRLEATKPSTFSILNYLKIHLPEFFPELPRVILLDDDVVVRKDLAGLWEQDLDGNIMGAVGAHRPGADGGICIERTLSEHLNFTDPAVSSLGLDGSHCAWSWGATIVDLDAWRGANVTETYQLWLQKNRESGFRLWKMGSLPPALIALDGRVQAIEPLWHLPDLGRRMPDAELLQLSAVLHFSGPRKPWLEVAFPELRELWLGHLNNSDSFLRGCGVVE; this comes from the exons ATGAGGCTGTACatcacggcggcggccggcgacgacgacgcgaCGAAGCCGAAGGCGCCGCAGCTGCAGGCGGCGCGGCGAGGCTACCGTTCCGTTGTGGTCACGGGGCTCCTGGCCGGCGTGCTCCTCTtccgcgccgcgctcctcgccATCGAGACCGGCGCCTCCCTCTGCCCTTCCGCCACCG GTTGCTCGGACTGGAGGGCGGGGCTCGGGCGCTGgctctacggcggcggcggcgacgcgacgGAG GAATTTATGAGAGAGTGGAAGAGAAGCCACAGGGTGGCTACCCTGCTGGACCCCGTGGTGGTGGAAGCGGCACCGGATTCCTTGGACGGTCTCATGGCGGAGATGGACACCATTCTGGCCTCCTATGATCGGCTTGACATGGAAGACGTGGTCGTGAAGATAATGGCCATG CTGCTAAAGATGGACCGGAAGCTCAAGTCGTCAAGAATCCAGACTCTGTTCAACCGGCACCTGGCCTCGCTCGGCATCCCCAAGAGCATGCACTGCCTGGCGCTGCGGCTGGCCGAGGAGTTCGCGGTGAACTCCGCGGCCCGCTCCCCAGTGCCGTTGCCGCAGTACGCCCCTCGCCTAACAGATGCCTCTCGCGTCCACGTCTGCCTCGTCACCGACAACGTTCTTGCGGCCGCCGTGGCCGTGGCGTCCGCCGTCCGGAGCTCGGCCGGCCCGTCGAGGCTCGTGTTCCACGTCGTCACCGACAAGAAGAGCTACGTCCCGATGCACTCGTGGTTCGCGCTGCACCCGGTTGCTCCGGCGGTCGTCGAGGTCAAGGGCCTCCACCAGTTCGACTGGCGCGACGGCGATGCCATCGCCTCTGTCATGAGGACCATCGACGAGGTCCAGAAGAGCTCGCTGGATTATCACCAGCTGTGCGATGGATCGGTGGAGAGGGAGTACAGGAGGCTTGAGGCCACCAAGCCGAGCACGTTTTCGATCCTCAACTATCTCAAAATCCATCTCCCAGAG TTCTTCCCGGAGCTCCCGAGGGTGATACTGCTCGACGACGACGTCGTGGTGCGCAAGGATCTGGCCGGGCTGTGGGAGCAGGACCTGGACGGGAACATCATGGGCGCGGTCGGCGCGCACCGGcccggcgcggacggtggcataTGCATCGAGAGGACTCTCAGCGAGCACCTCAACTTCACTGACCCTGCAGTGTCGTCGCTAGGCCTCGACGGTTCGCACTGCGCGTGGTCCTGGGGCGCCACCATCGTCGACCTCGACGCTTGGCGAGGAGCGAACGTTACCGAGACGTATCAGCTATGGCTGCAAAAG AACCGCGAATCAGGGTTCAGGCTGTGGAAGATGGGGTCGCTGCCGCCGGCCCTGATAGCGTTGGACGGTCGGGTGCAGGCGATCGAGCCGCTGTGGCACCTGCCGGACCTCGGCCGGCGCATGCCCGACGCCGAGCTGCTGCAGCTCTCCGCCGTCCTGCATTTCAGCGGGCCGCGGAAGCCGTGGCTGGAGGTGGCGTTCCCGGAGCTGCGGGAGCTGTGGCTCGGGCACTTGAATAACTCGGACAGCTTCCTACGAGGCTGTGGCGTAGTGGAATGA